In Zygosaccharomyces rouxii strain CBS732 chromosome F complete sequence, a single window of DNA contains:
- the VTA1 gene encoding Vta1p (weakly similar to uniprot|Q07057 Saccharomyces cerevisiae YLR181C VTA1 Protein involved in endosomal protein sorting binds to Vps20 and Vps4 and may regulate Vps4function has coiled-coil domains mutants show class E vacuolar-protein sorting defects) has protein sequence MSSTVGRLVATAGDMDVSGLAAIGYYLRLYAVELILDESRDQRSEEQTQLATKLLNQVEEYKTAVDTSKDEDQGAFTILHDQDKAKTYVLNFTMSLYNEKLKQLKDGNWDASLRRGLWCCLDLFQCMSKVWGMQNELKDRIKYCKIYLRKIAREKPPVPQVDDKELDEMLEKLNTESKEENSPPAFIDESEERGSEGPTVEDSEPEPNPAPAPAPEPKIPEPNMPEPEKATEPSHKESIPLTPSRPAPDFKTMMDRSSLFGQIQKKAKYVISALDYEDVSTARQELTSALSLLQQLEEQ, from the coding sequence ATGTCTTCGACTGTCGGTAGATTAGTTGCCACTGCTGGTGATATGGACGTAAGTGGCCTGGCTGCTATCGGGTACTACCTTAGGCTATATGCTGTCGAATTAATACTGGATGAATCAAGGGATCAGAGATCTGAAGAGCAAACACAGTTGGCTACGAAGCTATTAAACCAGGTAGAAGAGTACAAGACCGCTGTAGACACTTCTAAGGACGAAGACCAGGGTGcttttacaattttacaCGACCAAGATAAGGCCAAGACGTACGTATTGAATTTTACTATGTCATTATACAACGAGAAATTGAAGCAGTTAAAAGACGGAAACTGGGATGCTAGTCTACGGAGGGGACTGTGGTGCTGCTTGGATTTGTTTCAGTGTATGAGCAAAGTGTGGGGGATgcaaaatgaattgaaagatagGATAAAATATTGTAAAATATACTTGAGGAAAATCGCAAGGGAGAAACCACCAGTGCCTCAGGTGGATGACaaggaattggatgaaatgTTGGAAAAGCTGAATACAGAGTCCAAAGAGGAGAATAGTCCACCCGCATTTATTGATGAATCCGAGGAACGAGGTTCAGAGGGACCCACAGTAGAAGACTCAGAGCCAGAGCCAAATCCAGCGCCAGCGCCGGCACCAGAGCCAAAGATACCAGAGCCAAATATGCCAGAGCCTGAAAAGGCCACAGAACCATCGCACAAGGAGAGCATTCCGCTCACGCCTTCTCGTCCCGCTCCCGATTTTAAAACAATGATGGACAGATCCTCCTTATTTGGGCAGATTCAGAAAAAGGCCAAGTACGTTATAAGCGCGCTTGATTACGAAGACGTCAGTACTGCTAGACAGGAACTAACGTCTGCACTTTCGCTACTACAACAACTAGAGGAACAGTAA